The Streptomyces sp. NBC_00306 sequence TGCACGGCGGCCGCCTACTTGGGGTCGGCCCTTCCGCGCTCGTATCGGCGTATGCGCCGGTATCCGCTCAGCTCGCCCTGCTCGTCGAGCGTCACCTGGTAGGTGGCCAGAAGGCTGGTCGTGGTGGGGACGCGCTCCATCTCGAGCACCTCCACCTCCAGCGACCAGCCGTCCTCCGTCCGCTCGAACGACGAGACCGATTCGGCTTCCCGGCCGGTGAGCTCCGTCAGCTGTGCGCATGCCTGACGCAGCACATCCATCGGACCCGGCCTGGAAGCCTCGCTCCGGCTCTTGTTGTCTGTGTTCTCTGCTGAATTCGCCATGGCTCCTCCCGACTGCGTGTTGCACGTCTGCGCCCGTCCAAACCCTGGACAGGCACCGGTCGCGTTCTTTCGGCATGCCGTCACCGCTGGTGCGGGCGAGAGTGGAGGCAACGACGGCCGCACAGGAAGGAGCCGTGATGGATCCGGTGGAGGCGCTGGACAGAGTGGCTTTTCTGCTGGAGCGCTCGCTCGCGGAGACCTACCGGGTCCGTGCCTTCCGCAACGCGGCGGCGGCCCTCGCGGCGATGCCGCGGAAAGAGATCGCCGAACGGGCCGACGCGGGGACTCTGGAAGCGGTCAAGGGCATCGGCCCGAAGACCGCGAAGGTCGTCCGGGAGGCCCTCGCCGGTGCGGTGCCGACCTATCTGGAGCGCCTGGAGGAGGAGGCGTCCGCACCCCTCGCGGACGGCGGCGGGGAGCTGCGGGCCCTGCTGCGCGGAGACTGCCATGTGCACTCGGACTGGTCGGACGGCGGCAGCTCCATCGAGGAGATGGGCCGGGCGGCGATCGCCCTGGGGCACGAGTGGGTGGTGCTCACCGATCACTCGCCCCGGCTGACGGTGGCGCGGGGGCTGTCCGCCGAGCGGCTGCGCGAGCAGTTGGACGTGGTGGCCGAGCTGAACCGGCAGTGGGCGCCCTTCCGGCTCCTCACCGGCATCGAGTGCGACATCCTGCTGGACGGCTCGCTCGACCAGGAGGACGAGTTGCTGGACCGGCTCGATCTCGTGGTGGCCTCCGTCCACTCCGAACTGCGGATGGAGCCGGCGAAGATGACCCCGCGCATGATCAGGGCGGTGCAGAACCCGCTGGTCGACGTCCTCGGCCACTGCACGGGCCGGCTGGTCACCGGCCGGGGCAGGCCGGAGTCCCGGTTCGACGAGGCCGCGGTCTTCGAGGCCTGCGCCGCGCACGATACGGCCGTGGAGATCAACAGCAGGCCGGAGAGGCTCGATCCGCCGATGCGTCTGCTGCGGACCGCCGTCGAGGCGGGTGTGCGGTTCGCCATCGACACGGACGCGCACGCGCCGGGCCAGCTGGACTGGCAGATCCTCGGCTGCGACCGGGCCGAGCGTGCGGGCGTTCCGGCGGAGCGAGTCATCAACACCCTGAGCGCGGCCGACCTGCTCGACACGGTGGCTCAGGCCCCGGGACACAAGGACTGAAGTCCCGTTTTCACGGTCGTTGCCCGGGCACCCGTTCCCTTCGTACGCACCCCGTACGCACCCCGTACGGATCGAGGAGAGGAACGACATGTCTGTGGTGAAGAGCACGCTCACCGACGAGGCCCGGCAGGTGAC is a genomic window containing:
- a CDS encoding PHP domain-containing protein is translated as MDPVEALDRVAFLLERSLAETYRVRAFRNAAAALAAMPRKEIAERADAGTLEAVKGIGPKTAKVVREALAGAVPTYLERLEEEASAPLADGGGELRALLRGDCHVHSDWSDGGSSIEEMGRAAIALGHEWVVLTDHSPRLTVARGLSAERLREQLDVVAELNRQWAPFRLLTGIECDILLDGSLDQEDELLDRLDLVVASVHSELRMEPAKMTPRMIRAVQNPLVDVLGHCTGRLVTGRGRPESRFDEAAVFEACAAHDTAVEINSRPERLDPPMRLLRTAVEAGVRFAIDTDAHAPGQLDWQILGCDRAERAGVPAERVINTLSAADLLDTVAQAPGHKD
- a CDS encoding gas vesicle protein GvpO, whose amino-acid sequence is MANSAENTDNKSRSEASRPGPMDVLRQACAQLTELTGREAESVSSFERTEDGWSLEVEVLEMERVPTTTSLLATYQVTLDEQGELSGYRRIRRYERGRADPK